From a region of the Asterias amurensis chromosome 2, ASM3211899v1 genome:
- the LOC139954523 gene encoding uncharacterized protein codes for MAKEVIVNGSVPLYTEINAAGSASSVNGNNNVTDVTLSLECAGLLRNSTTVLHIDPDTEGYTPVVISLSFLVALLSFGTVLSNALVIHVIRADRTLHTVSNCFAMSLAAADLLVGLLVVPFYALDVHVSEQWHEHIPAHTIWVTLDFLLTSCSILNLVLLNLDRFWSITSPMKYMRQRTKRRALFLIVLVWGLSILLTIVPAAIWPYAFRGILVPTKSRFVCFGSSAWLMAACAVCIYFIPLTLLCAIYSRIFRAIHQRHKMDLGRSSIASNMSNRFGGSKRGSDVNQQGFISEQELQRLRNIYEKALCRERGERHLTAMVRKKKGYSPGVHLKRYESIDEEKEGIDESCEQDPFNSEISEDQNTLCGKSHQTTVGVNNIVNKLHVTRSVDDIFKQPNRSTPNAYETLSVLPKIKVPRILAGIESSMDVIRERDGSWCSSKSNKSVTSEDRKGADNTSNHSQEIASALAAGRRTSSPTSGLLHSPKDRSPTGSNHLSVSVTENIASNFLQVLSPDLPLDIQKRWSSPPICIEDPASEPDDTDQTPDDAIAAEENDNDDNESVTTAATTITKRKRSDSGEGALARLRANSSEMIRRASPRLARKEEGDTESLLNTERKSSLGNGSFYRESFQSNRLMTQKRQNARTSFSLDLITGTRSDSGYASDCGFRRPGSLGVTTSIKKERRASLSFPIDSATMGSLTSRVRTSFSNSFSAISGRGTKALTLLKKQDKAAKQLGFILACLLACWTPYFLQVLIYAFCSDCGDVTAMTIAVFLGYTHSLCNPILFTLFNPRFQRSCRRILFPCRSREESPRGCPVVPPSMI; via the coding sequence ATGGCCAAGGAGGTGATCGTGAACGGCTCTGTACCTTTATATACTGAAATAAATGCCGCTGGATCTGCATCGAGTGTCAATGGAAACAACAATGTGACTGACGTGACACTGTCATTGGAGTGTGCTGGCTTGTTACGGAATAGTACCACTGTCCTGCACATCGACCCGGACACAGAGGGTTACACGCCGGTTGTCATCTCACTGTCGTTTTTAGTGGCCCTTTTGAGCTTTGGAACTGTTTTATCCAACGCACTGGTCATTCACGTCATACGGGCTGACCGGACACTACACACGGTGAGTAACTGTTTCGCCATGAGTTTAGCCGCGGCCGATCTCCTCGTTGGGTTGCTGGTCGTACCTTTCTATGCACTCGATGTCCATGTGTCCGAACAATGGCATGAGCACATTCCGGCACACACTATTTGGGTTACGCTTGACTTTCTATTGACCTCATGCAGTATTCTCAACCTTGTACTACTCAACCTCGACCGTTTCTGGTCGATCACCTCACCCATGAAATATATGCGTCAACGGACTAAACGTCGTGCCCTATTCCTCATTGTCTTAGTATGGGGCTTGTCGATCTTGCTGACAATCGTTCCCGCAGCTATATGGCCCTACGCCTTTAGGGGCATCTTGGTACCGACTAAGAGCCGGTTTGTGTGTTTCGGTTCGAGTGCCTGGCTGATGGCCGCGTGTGCAGTTTGCATTTACTTCATTCCGCTCACTCTTCTCTGTGCAATATATTCACGTATATTCAGGGCGATACACCAACGACACAAGATGGACTTGGGTCGTTCAAGCATCGCAAGTAACATGTCAAACCGCTTCGGTGGATCAAAACGCGGGAGCGATGTCAATCAACAAGGGTTTATCAGTGAGCAGGAATTACAGAGGTTGAGGAACATCTACGAGAAAGCACTGTGCCGGGAACGAGGTGAGAGGCACCTTACCGCTATGGTGAGAAAGAAGAAGGGCTACAGCCCCGGGGTGCACCTCAAACGTTACGAAAGCATCGACGAGGAAAAGGAAGGAATCGACGAATCGTGTGAACAGGATCCATTTAACTCGGAAATTAGCGAAGATCAGAACACATTATGCGGTAAGTCTCACCAGACCACGGTAGGGGTCAACAACATTGTCAATAAATTACACGTAACGCGTTCCGTGGATGATATTTTCAAACAGCCGAACCGAAGCACCCCGAACGCTTACGAGACTTTGAGCGTGCTGCCCAAGATTAAAGTGCCGCGAATTTTGGCCGGCATTGAGTCGAGCATGGACGTGATACGCGAACGTGATGGTAGCTGGTGCAGCTCCAAATCCAATAAGTCGGTTACCAGCGAAGACCGGAAGGGCGCGGATAACACCTCCAACCACTCCCAGGAAATCGCAAGTGCACTTGCCGCAGGGAGGAGGACAAGTTCTCCCACCAGCGGGCTCTTACATTCTCCGAAAGACCGCAGCCCCACGGGATCAAACCACTTGAGCGTGAGCGTAACCGAGAACATAGCCTCCAACTTCCTGCAAGTTTTGTCACCCGACTTGCCACTCGATATTCAGAAGCGTTGGAGCTCGCCGCCCATCTGCATCGAGGACCCGGCCTCGGAGCCTGACGACACCGACCAGACACCGGACGATGCCATCGCAGCGGAGGAAAATGACAACGACGACAACGAGTCAGTTACGACAGCGGCAACGACGATCACGAAGAGAAAACGATCGGACTCTGGAGAGGGCGCCCTTGCTCGACTGCGGGCTAACTCCAGCGAGATGATACGGCGTGCATCACCTCGGCTGGCGCGAAAGGAGGAAGGTGATACGGAGAGTCTACTGAACACGGAAAGGAAATCCTCCTTGGGGAATGGTTCCTTCTACCGTGAGAGCTTCCAGAGTAACCGCTTAATGACCCAGAAACGACAGAACGCACGGACCTCTTTCTCGCTCGATCTCATCACCGGGACCCGGAGCGACAGCGGTTACGCAAGCGACTGTGGCTTCCGCCGGCCGGGAAGCCTAGGCGTGACCACCAGTATCAAAAAAGAGCGCAGAGCGTCCCTGTCGTTTCCCATAGACAGCGCCACCATGGGGTCACTGACGTCCAGGGTGAGAACATCTTTCAGTAACTCATTCAGCGCAATCAGTGGCCGCGGAACCAAAGCCCTGACGCTTCTTAAGAAACAGGACAAAGCGGCCAAGCAGCTGGGCTTCATCCTCGCATGTCTCTTGGCTTGCTGGACGCCGTATTTCCTCCAAGTTCTCATCTATGCCTTCTGTTCGGACTGTGGTGACGTCACAGCCATGACAATTGCCGTCTTTCTTGGGTACACGCACTCGTTGTGCAACCCAATCCTATTCACCTTGTTCAATCCGAGGTTCCAGCGGTCGTGCAGAAGAATACTGTTCCCGTGTCGTTCTCGGGAGGAGAGCCCCCGGGGATGTCCGGTCGTACCACCATCTATGATATAA